A region of the Phaseolus vulgaris cultivar G19833 chromosome 11, P. vulgaris v2.0, whole genome shotgun sequence genome:
aaaggggatacttcaggggtatcccaacccatatacagtaaCCTGAAGTGGACTTCCtaaaaaataaccaaaaaaaaaccaacatcggcgaccaccgactacacatatggagaacgccgtttcatcgatcggcgatcatgtagacagaacgccgcttcatcaaccggcgatcatgttgacctttgcatacctacggcgaccaccgactacacacatggagatcgccgtttcatcaaccggcgatcatgttaaCTTGTGTAACTTCAACAACCTCCGACTACAcacaaccggcgatcatgttgacctttgcatacctacggcgaccaccgactacacacatggagatcgtcgtttcatcgaccggcgatcatgttgacttGTATAACTTCAGCAACCTCCGACTACGcgcaaccggcgatcatgttgacctttgcatacctacggcgaccaccgactacacacatggagatcgccgtttcatcgaccgacgatcatgttgaccttgtataacttcagcaacctccgactacacacatatggagaaTGCCGCTTCTtcgatcggcgatcatgttgacctatgGAGAGCGCcgcttcatcaaccggcgatcatgaCAGCCATACAAGAGGTCACTAAGCTTAGAAGAGGTCATAAAGTAGTTTGGGGTATAGGTCTCCTCTAGCTTAGAAGAGGTCACTAAGCTTGACGTGTATGAACATATTTTCCTGCATCCTCATCCACCCCTACCACAACCGAGAGCACACTATGCACTTCCTACCTAGACCCTCGTATAGGACACATTCATCTGCAGCTGCTGATGCACAGTAGGGGGTTCATCACCCATTCAGCAAAAGAGCAATTAAAGTGTTTTGACTTGTACTTCAGCCATAACCAAGTGATCCTGCCGCTAACTTTCGCGTGGAGGGAATGTTTCGTTGCTTCCCTTGCCTCGTTTATGCAACTGTGCAATCTACAAGAACGCTCTTGGAACCGTCTCCGGGAACTTCGAACACACCCTGCAAAAAACACAGATGGCGCCTctggcggccgtttgcactccgacgctcaagttagcggcaggatcatttggcgccccacggtgggcgccaaatgatcctgccgctAACTTTCGCGTGGAGGGAATGTTTCGTTGCTTCCCTTGCCTCGTCTATGCAACTGTGCAATCTACAAGAACGCTCTTGGAACCGTCTCCGGGAACTTCGAACGCACCCTGCAAAAAACACAGACGGCGCCGctggcggccgtttgcactccgacgctcaagttaggtcacagaaccaccagaaaaaCAATGAGAAAACTAGTAAAATGTGTGTGTTCCAAAAGAATCTCCCTCTCAgtctcactctgattctctcTTATACTTCTCTCTGcatctgtgcctaacagaattctgttatgcttttctgcaGAGACGTACCTCCGGAATCAGTGAAACATGAGCGTCTGTGCGTGTCTgagcttgtctgtacctttagcgacACGGAGTGCAGCTTTATCTGGGCCGCGCCCCTCTTagacagtgacacgtggaggcatgcaactcacatctaaccgtgcACGTGCCACcccctgaagggctctagcgcatctctttgtgcgcctaagttattcccttgcggagtaacttagcgcgtttcttccatctgggtgaaatcgcacattcccaggagaacgccaggtgtggctggactaggcacactcaccaagcattgctccctgcatacacgatttccccttcacgatgccgtgcacgtaatgggttgagagagtaaccaatcactgaccggtttactgactccctcaggccactctcgtgcacgactataccgacgaggagctcttctttctctgaggtatgatcatgtgaggtccatgcgtaacgctctcgctgggaatctcagtcccagtttaactgcatGTAACaggaaaccccgatgaccatgcacccgatgactgatcggtgctctattgcttctcacgttctcccccgggtgtttatcttggaactgatctgtcggtggccactcggttactgaccaccgatctccaCACCGGGGGATCTCCTCCATGAttactctgccacctgatccacgtgtcccccgtttatcttggaactgatctgtcggtggccactcggtcactgaccaccgatctccaCACCGGGGGATCTCCTCCATGAttactctgccacctgatccgcGTGTCCCCCAGTGAGTGGTCCATGTGGtcatctgctgctgacgtcatcgactaccgatgaccgatcggatcaccaccgtggggctcgatataaaacatcagtcccaccacacaagtttttcagttccagttgcAGTTTCCAACCTAGTTCCAGCCCTCAAATCGCAGATAGTCAAGGGGGGCTTCCAGAAACCACGAACATGAGACCCGCACGCACTAGgagcgaagagatgaccatACGACAAATCATGGAGAAGCCCTCCAATCAGTGACTGAAGAAGCCAAGGCTGACCAGTTAAGGCCATTCCGTGAGCGCGGAATGTGGCAAACCTTAAGTTGTACATCAGTAAAGTCAGCCTAGCTCGGTGTCAGCGCAACCACTCGAGCATAGCCGCCCCGTGAGTGAATGGTTACCTTGTGCCAGGTAAGACAGGGGCATGAGTACCATGCAGGAGAGCCCGTCAGCTCGACCCAAGGGTTCGGGGGAGGTCATCAGTGATTGGGCACAAGAGGCGAGTCGTGAGCTCAACTCAGATGTTGGTCAGCCCAGAAAAGGGTCATAGAAGTGCTGGACAACGTAGCCTGTCGGTGAAAGGTCAAGCCATCAGGACAACTCCTCTAAAAGGTACATTACGACTCATGTGCACTGACCCTTGGCTCAGAGACAATATGGACATGGGCACCCTAGATCGCAGCTCGCCACCGGTGTGTTTCGAGCCTTTGAACAGACGGAGATAGAAGGGCTAAAGTCTACCGTTAGAGTCAACCAGCAAGAAGAGGCCTCGGCCAGTCAAGATGTGGCTTGAGAAGGAGATCAACGACAAGACGTTTTAAGTTGGGGAAACTTTAGACGGCGAaacacaagaccagatcgccaaggtaataaGTAGAAGTAATTTAAGTTAAAGCAGTTTTTCAAGGGGTACTCGTTAagaagtagtttcagttaaaacagttttatcaaagtttccaagtCATTTAAGTTCGCATGCTTACTGTTTTAAGTTTCCAGAAAAAAGACCCCAGTTTAAAGATTATGGCATGCATTCAGTACAAGGTTTTAAAGCATAAGTTCCAAGTCCTCATCGCCGCTCGGCGATCGGAGGTACTAGTATAAAATTTTAagacctcatcgccacctggcgatcggaggAAAACAAGTAAAAGTtttcaagtcctcatcgccacctggcgatcaCAGGCATGAGCAtaaagtttctaagtcctcaTCTCCATCTgacgattggaggcacaagcaCAAAATTtttaaaccctcatcgccacctggcaatcggaggtggaagttaaagttttaaaagtccCCATAAGTCAAAGTTtcaaagtccccatcgtttttcggcgatcagtggcaatagttaaagttttaaagtccctgTCGTTTTacggcgatcggtggcagtagttaaaagttttagagACCTCATCGTCTTTTGGCGATCAGAGGTACCAGAAGTGCAAAAAGCCCTCAGCGCTCTCGTGCATTTTGAGGCcagagaagaagtcctcctcgcccttgagcgagtgcaggcgagaaagagaagaagtcctcctcgcctatagagagcgtaggcgagaacagattaaaagtcctcctcgcttATAGCAAGCGTAGGCGAGAATagattaagaagtcctactcgcctagagcgagtataggcgagagttcagaACAAGATGACAGTTAAAATctgggcgcctagtccttgagcaagggttaagggattccttcgggacgccccctcctcaagtatgaatagctagccccggtaccaaataacagttaaaacccgggcgcctagtccttgagcaggggttaagggattcctttgggacgccccctcctcaagtatgaatagctagccccggtacgagatgagattaaaagtcctcagtgcatccagaggaagaggaaatgtaacccctgggcgagttgaggcaccagagaaagtccttctcaccctcgagtgagttcaggccaGAATAATttgcaagtcctcagtgcatccaggggaagaggagatgtaacccctgggcaagttgaggcaccagagaaagtccttctcgccttcGAGTGAGTTCACGCAAGAACagattacaagacctctttgcttaagcGAATTGAGGCAAGTTTAAAAGTcttcagtgcatccaggggaagaggaggtagcccctgggcaggttgaggcaccagagaaaatCCTCCTCCTCCTCAAGCGAAGTTGAGGTTAGttatcagttaaatcctcctcgccctcgagcgaagctgaggtcagatatcagataaatcctcctcgccctcgagcgaagctgaggtcagttaaatAGTTATGAGATAAATTCCCCTCGCCTAGAGCGGGTGCAGGCCAGAACAgaatacaagacctctttgcgtaagcaaattgaAGCAAGTTCGAAAGTTTTCAGTGCAGAACCAGGCCAACAAAGTTTTAGGCGATGACCTAGAAATACACatttcacttggcagatcaggtaaactgtattttaatactagtttgagtcaaaacctgctgcctagtaagtgattttatgttaagatttgttgccttaagttcacaagttttattgaacgtcatcgccgaagagttgatagttgctcaagtttactttgagttaacagtttgccaagtttgttataaggttaaatAATTTGCTCGAGTTAAAAGCGGTACATGGAGGGTCAAGTTCACGTATTGCTGAGTTCACGCAGTTGAGCAAGTTTCGCAAACAAGGTATCACCTCTGACGATCGATGTcgtctatgcacttagcgctagagcgacagagaagcaaagtgaagtacaaagaacgatgactgatgagttgtcggtgggtacgctgcccgaagaacgatgactgatgagttgttggtgggtacgctgcttgaagaacgatgactgatcagtcttGCCTTGTCGGAGGAAACTTTTCCAAACAAATTCTTACACAACAAGCTGAGGCAGACAGACTACGCCTAGTCAGTCATCCGGTACAAAGCTATGCATAAGAACTGTTAAATACAAAGCTAAGGGAGtagctagtcgtgatcaagtagaggccaagatcaaagagtacaagatcacgctaaacctaagctagctaacagttagtcgtgtgcataaagaaagatgaagctcaagaaagtacaagagaagaagcttatAGCTGAAACGAGTATGTATTCACACCCAGTTTTAtacaaattccaagtacaaaaagttgtgcagaagtataaatttacaaaaaaataaaaagagctcaaggaggaggaatgagctttccatccaccacctcatgATAAATGCTGAACTGTGAGAGGTCCAAATCCGGGAGAACGCATTGGATctgctcgagcgccagctcgaatccgtcagCAAGGGCTTCAGCACCCACGCTCATAAGGTCGGCGTTCTCAGCTTCTAAtttttgctttgaggcctccgcagcatttttctcggtggtaagggcaacaatggaagaggcagcttcttccaattggccctttgcctcagacagcttgctcaccacctcctcaagcttcttctcCCAGTAGCGGCCAATTCCCTGGtagactcgagctcccccactagttgtgagttcagttggcgtagggaggaggtctcggcctCCAGGTGGATCACCTTGCTCCGCAGTtgcaccacctcgcagtccaggGAGTTGACGGCTTGCCCtatcaagatctcagtcttgatggtctcttggacctgcgctaggtactctccCCTGGCTTTTTCCACCATACCCCTCATCAGATCtacggacccttgggcagcctcaaagtcactttgcagtgactccttgtcatgctcaagctccttgatcCTCTTCTCCAGGATTagttgcttgcggtgctgggtggaaaactccagggaaagcactatctgcttagccaggtgcatgtccacctcctcTCCGTTCCATTTGATAAGCTCCCGGCTGCGAATGAGCTATCGGACCAAAGCAATGACTCGGCTGAAATTCTCATTGCTAGCTCCAAAAGCCGCTTGGTCGCGAGCTGCCCCCACCACCTTCAGCAGTAGCAGTGGAGGTTGGTGGCAGTGGTGGCGATGCGAGAACCCCCGGGGGATCCCCCGAGTGAGCAGAATCGCACCCAGCAGGTGGAATGGATTGACCAAGAGCttggcctgctgggggaggAGATGGAAGTGGAGCTGGAGATTGTGGTCGAGGAGCTGGAGATGGTAGTTGTTGGGGAGAGGGGAAGGATGTTGGCGCTGGGGCAGGTTGAGCAGAAAGAGGCGAGGCTGAACCTTCCTCTATCTCCACCACTTCAATCTTCCTAGGCTGAAGGGATGAAGCCCCCCCAACCTCTGGAAGTTTCCTCTTGCGGTgtacaagaggagagccagaactctcctcttcggttgagggGGTAGGGGCAGCAGCAGCTGCggcagatgaaggaaaggccttcgctagccttcttcttttcctcactggatcggggccttcagctggcgcgaccgagagaggaggaGCTGCGATGGGTCGGTGGTGGAGGAGGAAGAACCAGTCCCCTTGGCTCCCCTGGTTCGGGCAAGCTCCAACAATGCCTTCCTCCTTTCCTTCCCTGAAGTCATGTCTACATCGAAGGAAAAAAGAAGAGTCAAATGGCGTAATTATGCAAGTGGGTCAAAATGTATGCAAGTATGCATGGGAATGTGCAAGTATCCTACgaggtgaaagaagaagagcctacctatGTACTTCTTCAGAGCCAACACATCAAACTCGTGTTTGATGAGGAGAGCTGAGTTGTACTTTGCCCCCAGGAACAGCCCGCACAgttcgcgctcgtagggggccatgacTTCGAGGCCAcggggtttcttgaactctaccccaggaacccagtaaaggggaaacccctcgagcaatgttggactttgtggggtagcagatatcatatagaacctgcccttccaatctttgaaggattgctgatataggcccaagagcacccgtccagcaaccccgttcaggctgacccaggacctatccccggggttcttcgcctcgaagaagtatAAGAATACGTCTACTGAGGCGTTATGCCCGAAATAATTGCAGAGGATCTCGAACGCCCGTATGAAGGCCCGGGCGTTcagatggagttggcagggagCGACATTtagctccatcatcagctccttctcaaaGAAGGTCAAGGGcaggcgcagcttcaacctcttgaaaatggcggagtagacgaaggtgaagggcaccccattggtggccctctcatccgcgcagatgggcatccctcgaggggGAATGCGTATGCGGATGTTGAAATCGTTTTCCCTGTCGACGGCGCAAGAAGGCTCATCTGGGTCGTTGCTCAGAAGGGATTGGAGGTGACCCTGCGGTAGTAGGGTGGAGGTTTCGGCCAACAACGCCAAGGGAGCCCAGttgtagaccctggcgttgtcatggtagGAGGTTGCATCGGGTGGTGGCGGCGTCGGTGCACTtgctgaaggctgtgcaccagaagacgagGCGACGATTCGAGTGGTTTGATTTAAGCAAGCCATTGCGAGATAACTGCAATGGAGAAAAATGAAGGGCCAGaggaatggaagaagaagaaatgatgaatggttcggcgaaaaagaggaagaaggagaGGCAGAAAGCAGAGTGAGGGACGCGAAAACCCTAACGTAGGTCGAGaagaggaaaaacagagaagatgaatgcatgataatgaGAGGGACGAATGCAATCGGTGAAAAGAGCCAAAATagaccaaggaagaagaaaaaccatacctttgagtgATCGCGAAAGGTTTGGAAGCAGAAAGCTTGAGGAAAGATCGGTGCGCAGAGAGAGAATTCGAAGTGAGTCTGAGAgtgttgaagaagatgatgaaacagtgaaaacgcgcgcctatttgaatgagagaagcgctagcgacactccacgctggccgttgatgcggccacgtgtcgcaagattaagaaaggaagttgtaacgttaaagggcaacacgtgaggtggcacgtgatgcggcCCCACATGCCACGTGGACCGAGagcgcgaccacttagtctcttcgccgagaacgagttcacagctcgagactagggggcttgtgatccgattggccatcggtagtcgatgacgtcagcagcagatgaCCACATGGACCACTCACTGGGGGACACGCGGATCTGGTGGCAGAGTAATCATGGAGGAGATCCCCCAGTGtggagatcggtggtcagtgaccgagtggccaccgacagatcagttccaagataaacgggggacacgtggatcaggtggcagagtaaTCATGGAGGAGATCCCCCGGTGtggagatcggtggtcagtaaccgagtggccaccgatagatcagttccaagataaacactcGGGGGAGAACgtgagaagcaatagagcaccgatcagtcatcgggtgcatggtcatcggggtttcgtgttacacgcagttaaactgggactgagattcccagcgagagcgttacgcatggacctcgcatgatcatacctcagagaaagaagagctcctcgtcggtacagtcgtgcacgagagtggcctgagggagtcagtaaaccggtcagtgactggttactctctcaacccattacgtgcacggcatcgtgaaggggaaatcgtgtatgcagggagcaatgcttggtgagtgtgcctagtccagccacacctggcgttctcttGGCAATGTGCgatttcacccagatggaagaaacgcgctaagttactccgcaagggaataacttaggcgcacaaagagatgcgctagagcccttcaggggGTGGCACGTgcacggttagatgtgagttgcatgcctccacgtgtcactgtctgagaggggcgcggcccAAATAAAGCTGCACTCCGTgtcgctaaaggtacagacaagctcAGACACGCACAGACGCGCATGTTTCACTGATTCCGGAGGTATGTCTCtgcagaaaagcataacagaattctgttaggcacagatgCAGAGAGAAGTATAAgagagaatcagagtgagacTGAGAGGGAGATTCTTTTGGAACACACACATTTTACTAGTTTTCTCATTGtttttctggtggttctgtgacctaacttgagcgtcggagtgcaaacggccgccagCGGCGCCGTCTGTGTTTTTTGCAGGGTGCGTTCGAAGTTCCCGGAGACGGTTCCAAGAGCGTTCTTGTAGATTGCACAGTTGCATAGACGAGGCAAGGGAAGCAACGAAACATTCCCTCCACGCGAAAGTTAGCGGCAGGATCACCAAGACTTGAGTTGGGCATTATGAAGGACTTCTTCCGCATCTGCTACGCCTTGATTGAACACAACAAAGTTTCTATGCTCCCATAAGCACCTTACAATAGCAGCCCACACACCTTTCCagatcaaattttgtttattaCTGCATTGAGCCAGGTGGAAACTCTCAAAGTGGGTCATAAGCTGGTTATGTTGGACATACAAAACGTCGGCCCATCTGAAACACATGTTCCAGATTTGTACTGCAGTTTTGCATTCCAAGAACAGATGCTGGCACGATTCCTCCGTTCTCTGACACAGAGGACACATAGTTGTGTTCAAGAGCACCCCTTTCCTAACCAAACTCTCCCTAGTGGGTAGTCTACCAAGCAATACTCTCCACGCTGTGATCAGGACATTCGGGAACGCCTTTGTCTTCCATAAGTACATAAAAGCGTCATATTGTGGTCCCCTACCAAGCTTGACAAGGTAATCATACGCTGAACTCACTGTGAAGCATCCAGATTCCTCACAAGACCATACTTGGACATCCCTTTCGTCCTTAGAGACGATGGCCCTAGATAATTGCATACCAAGCTCCAGCTCCATCGGGATTTCCCATTCAAAACGGTCTCGCCTCCACCTTAGAGACCACTTCCATTCCGAATCATCCCACCTTCCTACCTCCTCCACCCTGTGGCCTTGGTTCAACGACAAGGTGTACAATCTAGGGAACATCGATTTAAGATTGGCGTTTCCTTCCCAAGTATCCTCCCAAAACCTTACTTGATCACCACTCCCTATCTTCCACCTCAGCACTTCATGAAACCATCCATTACCTCCTCCCTCCCCACAGGCCTTTCTTAAGTCCTTCCACCACTAGGATTGGAGTTTGACTGGTACTTGGGCAGCATCACTCTCTAACCCGTACTTAGAATCCAAGCACTCCTTCCACTTCCCTTGCTCGCTCGATATACAACGCCATCTCCACTTGGCTAATAGCGCAACATTGAACTTATGGATGTCTCTTATACC
Encoded here:
- the LOC137807394 gene encoding uncharacterized protein, with protein sequence MFPRLYTLSLNQGHRVEEVGRWDDSEWKWSLRWRRDRFEWEIPMELELGMQLSRAIVSKDERDVQVWSCEESGCFTVSSAYDYLVKLGRGPQYDAFMYLWKTKAFPNVLITAWRVLLGRLPTRESLVRKGVLLNTTMCPLCQRTEESCQHLFLECKTAVQIWNMCFRWADVLYVQHNQLMTHFESFHLAQCSNKQNLIWKGVWAAIVRCLWEHRNFVVFNQGVADAEEVLHNAQLKSW